A region of Liolophura sinensis isolate JHLJ2023 chromosome 8, CUHK_Ljap_v2, whole genome shotgun sequence DNA encodes the following proteins:
- the LOC135473108 gene encoding neuronal acetylcholine receptor subunit alpha-10-like gives MMNTAALLVDVLYLTTVYFSLSVHGSGIIRRLRRGRAKGQIPDEQRLMNKILEDYNPASRPVYNASHEVVIYFGLTLTQIADMDEVNQVLTTNVWIEQQWIDERLKWNPKDYNGLEIMRIPCDKIWLPDIVLYNSADDFTTGYMQSKAMVDFNGSVFWPPPAKLRSSCKIDITYFPFDDQSCKMKFGSWTYDGFQVDVTNRSAEVDLANYVYSGEWELIDIKIIRHEVYYACCVEPYPDVTFTITMRRRTLYYLFNIIFPCLWLTILSLLGFWLPPDSGEKITLGITVLLAFSVFMLLIAENMPATSEFVPLIGIYLTVTMAMTSLSIILTVFVLQLHHVSPHQKRVPKWLRVIMFEIIARLVCMRSNVKQLQGHDSSARQDDICLSTFMESRDEKNCNGSLRHHQGTVSRTRYFGKHGQRETKDKITNHLKILISKQDSEEEYQDVVNQWRLVAQIMDRFLFWLFLIGSTISTIIILVFLPMGKPVKHVE, from the exons GCATCATACGGAGGCTTCGACGTGGAAGAGCCAAAGGCCAGATTCCGGATGAACAAAGGctaatgaacaaaattttggaGGATTATAATCCGGCCTCCCGGCCTGTTTACAACGCTTCCCACGAGGTTGTGATATATTTTGGCTTAACTCTCACGCAAATAGCCGATATG GACGAAGTAAACCAAGTTCTAACAACCAATGTTTGGATCGAACAG CAATGGATAGACGAGCGGCTGAAATGGAATCCGAAAGACTACAATGGGTTGGAGATTATGCGCATTCCCTGTGATAAAATCTGGCTTCCCGACATTGTTCTGTACAACAG tgCCGACGATTTCACAACAGGATATATGCAGAGCAAGGCAATGGTGGACTTCAATGGCAGTGTATTCTGGCCACCTCCCGCCAAATTAAGGAGCTCCTGTAAAATCGATATTACTTATTTCCCGTTCGATGACCAAAGTTGCAAAATGAAGTTTGGTTCTTGGACATACGACGGCTTCCAAGTGGATGTGACAAACAGATCGGCAGAAGTGGACTTAGCTAACTATGTTTACAGCGGAGAGTGGGAGCTTATCGACATTAAAATCATTCGTCATGAGGTTTACTACGCGTGTTGTGTCGAACCTTATCCGGACGTGACATTTACAATAACCATGCGCAGGCGTACTTTATACTACCTGTTTAATATCATTTTCCCATGTTTGTGGTTGACAATTCTCAGCTTGCTGGGATTTTGGTTGCCCCCTGACTCAGGCGAGAAGATTACGTTAGGCATCACAGTACTGTTGGCATTCTCCGTCTTCATGTTACTTATAGCCGAGAACATGCCAGCTACGTCGGAGTTTGTACCACTTATTG GAATTTATCTGACGGTTACGATGGCCATGACGTCGTTGTCCATCATACTTACGGTGTTTGTCCTGCAGCTGCACCACGTGAGTCCTCATCAAAAGAGAGTTCCCAAATGGCTGCGAGTGATCATGTTCGAAATTATCGCCCGACTAGTGTGCATGCGCTCAAATGTGAAGCAACTGCAGGGTCACGACTCCAGCGCACGCCAGGACGACATTTGTCTCTCCACATTTATGGAGTCCAGGGACGAGAAAAACTGCAATGGCAGTCTACGGCATCATCAGGGTACAGTGTCGCGTACTCGATATTTTGGTAAACACGGCCAGCGGGAAACAAAGGACAAAATCACGAATCAccttaaaattttaatttccaaaCAAGATAGTGAAGAGGAGTACCAGGACGTGGTAAACCAGTGGCGTTTGGTGGCGCAAATTATGGATCGCTTCCTCTTCTGGTTGTTTTTAATCGGCTCCACTATATCAACTATCATCATTCTTGTGTTTCTTCCCATGGGAAAGCCTGTGAAACACGTGGAGTGA